Proteins from one Microtus pennsylvanicus isolate mMicPen1 chromosome 7, mMicPen1.hap1, whole genome shotgun sequence genomic window:
- the Csde1 gene encoding cold shock domain-containing protein E1 isoform X4: MSFDPNLLHNNGHNGYPNGTSAALRETGVIEKLLTSYGFIQCSERQARLFFHCSQYNGNLQDLKVGDDVEFEVSSDRRTGKPIAIKLVKIKPEIHPEERMNGQEVFYLTYTSEDVEGNVQLETGDKINFVIDNNKHTGAVSARNIMLLKKKQARCQGVVCAMKEAFGFIERGDVVKEIFFHYSEFKGDLETLQPGDDVEFTIKDRNGKEVATDVRLLPQGTVIFEDISIEHFEGTVTKVIPKVPSKNQNDPLPGRIKVDFVIPKELPFGDKDTKSKVTLLEGDHVRFNISTDRRDKLERATNIEVLSNTFQFTNEAREMGVIAAMRDGFGFIKCVDRDARMFFHFSEILDGNQLHIADEVEFTVVPDMLSAQRNHAIRIKKLPKGTVSFHSHSDHRFLGTVEKEATFSNPKTTSPNKGKDKEAEDGIIAYDDCGVKLTIAFQAKDVEGSTSPQIGDKVEFSISDKQRPGQQIATCVRLLGRNSNSKRLLGYVATLKDNFGFIETANHDKEIFFHYSEFSGDVDSLELGDMVEYSLSKGKGNKVSAEKVNKTHSVNGITEEANPTIYSGKVIRPLRGVDPTQIEYQGMIEIVEEGDMKGEVYPFGIVGMANKGDCLQKGESVKFQLCVLGQNAQTMAYNITPLRRATVECVKDQFGFINYEVGDSKKLFFHVKEVQDGIELQAGDEVEFSVILNQRTGKCSACNVWRVCEGPKAVAAPRPDRLVNRLKNITLDDASAPRLMVLRQPRGPDNSMGFGAERKIRQAGVID, encoded by the exons atgAGCTTTGATCCAAACCTTCTCCACAACAATGGACACAATGGGTACCCCAATGGTACTTCTGCAGCACTGCGCGAAACTGGGGTCATTGAGAAACTGTTGACCTCTTACGGATTTATTCAGTGTTCAGAACGGCAAGCCAGACTTTTCTTCCACTGCTCACAATATAATGGCAACCTCCAGGATTTAAAAGTAGGAG ATGATGTTGAATTTGAAGTATCATCTGACCGGCGGACTGGGAAACCTATTGCTATTAAATTGGTGAAGATAAAACCAGAAATACATCCTGAAGAACGAATGAATGGACAA GAAGTGTTTTATCTGACTTACACCTCTGAAGACGTGGAAGGGAATGTTCAGCTGGAAACTGGAGATAAAATTAACTTTGTAATTGATAACAAtaaaca CACTGGTGCTGTAAGTGCTCGTAATATTatgcttttgaaaaagaaacaagctcGCTGTCAAGGAGTAGTTTGTGCCATGAAG GAGGCGTTTGGCTTTATTGAAAGAGGTGATGTGGTAAAAGAGATATTCTTTCACTATAGTGAATTTAAAGGTGACCTAGAAACCTTACAGcctggagatgatgtggaattcaCAATCAAGGACAGAAAT GGTAAAGAAGTTGCAACAGATGTCAGACTATTGCCTCAAGGAACAGTCATTTTCGAAGATATTAGTATTGAACATTTTGAAGGAACTGTAACCAAAGTTATCCCAAAAGTACCCAGTAAAAACCAG AATGACCCATTGCCAGGACGAATCAAAGTTGACTTTGTGATTCCTAAAGAACTTCCCTTTGGAGACAAAGACACAAAATCCAAAGTGACCCTGCTGGAAGGTGACCATGTTAGGTTTAATATTTCAACAGACCGACGTGACAAATTAGAACGAGCAACCAACATAGAGGTTCTATCAAATACATTTCAGTTCACTAATGAAGCCAGAGAAATG GGTGTGATTGCTGCCATGAGAGATGGTTTTGGTTTCATCAAGTGTGTGGATCGTGATGCTCGTATGTTCTTCCACTTCAGTGAGATTCTAGATGGGAATCAGCTCCACATTGCAGATGAAGTAGAATTTACTGTGGTTCCT gATATGCTCTCTGCCCAAAGAAATCATGCTATTAGGATCAAAAAACTTCCCAAGGGCACGGTTTCGTTCCATTCCCATTCAGATCATCGTTTTCTGGGCACTGTAGAAAAAGAAGCCACTTTCTCCAATCCTAAAACCACAAGCCCAAATAAAGGCAAAGATAAG gaGGCGGAAGATGGCATTATTGCTTATGATGACTGTGGGGTGAAACTGACTATTGCTTTCCAAGCCAAGGATGTGGAAGGATCTACTTCTCCTCAGATAGGAGATAAG gttgAATTTAGTATTAGTGACAAACAGAGACCTGGACAGCAAATTGCAACTTGTGTGAGACTTTTAGGTCGTAATTCTAACTCCAAAAGGCTCTTAGGTTATGTGGCAACTCTGAAAGATAATTTTGGATTTATTGAAACAGCTAATCAtgataaggaaatatttttccattataG TGAATTCTCTGGTGATGTTGATAGCCTGGAACTGGGAGATATGGTTGAATACAGCTTGTCCAAAGGCAAAGGCAATAAAGTCAGTGCTGAGAAAGTAAACAAGACTCACTCAG TGAATGGCATTACTGAGGAAGCTAATCCCACCATCTACTCTGGTAAAGTCATTCGTCCTCTGAGAGGTGTTGATCCAACACAGATTGAGTACCAAGGAATGATTGAGATTGTGGAGGAAG GGGATATGAAAGGTGAAGTGTATCCATTTGGCATAGTTGGGATGGCCAACAAAGGAGATTGCCTACAGAAAGGGGAGAGTGTCAAGTTCCAGTTGTGTGTTCTTGGCCAAAATGCACAAACTATGGCCTACAACATCACACCCCTTCGTAGGGCCACTGTGGAGTGTGTGAAAGATCAG tttggCTTTATTAACTATGAAGTAGGAGATAGCAAGAAGCTCTTTTTTCACGTGAAAGAAGTTCAGGATGGCATTGAGCTACAGGCAGGAGATGAGGTGGAATTCTCAGTGATTCTAAATCAGCGTACTGGGAAATGCAGTGCCTGTAATGTTTGGCGAGTCTG TGAAGGCCCCAAAGCTGTTGCAGCTCCTCGACCTGATCGATTGGTCAATCGCTTGAAGAATATCACCCTGGATGATGCGAGTGCTCCTCGTCTAATGGTTCTTCGTCAGCCAAGGGGACCAGATAACTCAATG GGATTTGGTGCAGAAAGAAAGATCCGCCAAGCTGGTGTCATTGACTAA
- the Csde1 gene encoding cold shock domain-containing protein E1 isoform X3, whose product MSFDPNLLHNNGHNGYPNGTSAALRETGVIEKLLTSYGFIQCSERQARLFFHCSQYNGNLQDLKVGDDVEFEVSSDRRTGKPIAIKLVKIKPEIHPEERMNGQVVCAVPHNLESKSPAAPGQSPTGSVCYERNGEVFYLTYTSEDVEGNVQLETGDKINFVIDNNKHTGAVSARNIMLLKKKQARCQGVVCAMKEAFGFIERGDVVKEIFFHYSEFKGDLETLQPGDDVEFTIKDRNGKEVATDVRLLPQGTVIFEDISIEHFEGTVTKVIPKVPSKNQNDPLPGRIKVDFVIPKELPFGDKDTKSKVTLLEGDHVRFNISTDRRDKLERATNIEVLSNTFQFTNEAREMGVIAAMRDGFGFIKCVDRDARMFFHFSEILDGNQLHIADEVEFTVVPDMLSAQRNHAIRIKKLPKGTVSFHSHSDHRFLGTVEKEATFSNPKTTSPNKGKDKEAEDGIIAYDDCGVKLTIAFQAKDVEGSTSPQIGDKVEFSISDKQRPGQQIATCVRLLGRNSNSKRLLGYVATLKDNFGFIETANHDKEIFFHYSEFSGDVDSLELGDMVEYSLSKGKGNKVSAEKVNKTHSVNGITEEANPTIYSGKVIRPLRGVDPTQIEYQGMIEIVEEGDMKGEVYPFGIVGMANKGDCLQKGESVKFQLCVLGQNAQTMAYNITPLRRATVECVKDQFGFINYEVGDSKKLFFHVKEVQDGIELQAGDEVEFSVILNQRTGKCSACNVWRVCEGPKAVAAPRPDRLVNRLKNITLDDASAPRLMVLRQPRGPDNSMGFGAERKIRQAGVID is encoded by the exons atgAGCTTTGATCCAAACCTTCTCCACAACAATGGACACAATGGGTACCCCAATGGTACTTCTGCAGCACTGCGCGAAACTGGGGTCATTGAGAAACTGTTGACCTCTTACGGATTTATTCAGTGTTCAGAACGGCAAGCCAGACTTTTCTTCCACTGCTCACAATATAATGGCAACCTCCAGGATTTAAAAGTAGGAG ATGATGTTGAATTTGAAGTATCATCTGACCGGCGGACTGGGAAACCTATTGCTATTAAATTGGTGAAGATAAAACCAGAAATACATCCTGAAGAACGAATGAATGGACAA GTTGTGTGCGCTGTTCCTCACAACTTAGAGAGTAAATCTCCAGCTGCCCCGGGTCAGAGTCCAACAGGGAGTGTATGCTACGAACGTAATGGG GAAGTGTTTTATCTGACTTACACCTCTGAAGACGTGGAAGGGAATGTTCAGCTGGAAACTGGAGATAAAATTAACTTTGTAATTGATAACAAtaaaca CACTGGTGCTGTAAGTGCTCGTAATATTatgcttttgaaaaagaaacaagctcGCTGTCAAGGAGTAGTTTGTGCCATGAAG GAGGCGTTTGGCTTTATTGAAAGAGGTGATGTGGTAAAAGAGATATTCTTTCACTATAGTGAATTTAAAGGTGACCTAGAAACCTTACAGcctggagatgatgtggaattcaCAATCAAGGACAGAAAT GGTAAAGAAGTTGCAACAGATGTCAGACTATTGCCTCAAGGAACAGTCATTTTCGAAGATATTAGTATTGAACATTTTGAAGGAACTGTAACCAAAGTTATCCCAAAAGTACCCAGTAAAAACCAG AATGACCCATTGCCAGGACGAATCAAAGTTGACTTTGTGATTCCTAAAGAACTTCCCTTTGGAGACAAAGACACAAAATCCAAAGTGACCCTGCTGGAAGGTGACCATGTTAGGTTTAATATTTCAACAGACCGACGTGACAAATTAGAACGAGCAACCAACATAGAGGTTCTATCAAATACATTTCAGTTCACTAATGAAGCCAGAGAAATG GGTGTGATTGCTGCCATGAGAGATGGTTTTGGTTTCATCAAGTGTGTGGATCGTGATGCTCGTATGTTCTTCCACTTCAGTGAGATTCTAGATGGGAATCAGCTCCACATTGCAGATGAAGTAGAATTTACTGTGGTTCCT gATATGCTCTCTGCCCAAAGAAATCATGCTATTAGGATCAAAAAACTTCCCAAGGGCACGGTTTCGTTCCATTCCCATTCAGATCATCGTTTTCTGGGCACTGTAGAAAAAGAAGCCACTTTCTCCAATCCTAAAACCACAAGCCCAAATAAAGGCAAAGATAAG gaGGCGGAAGATGGCATTATTGCTTATGATGACTGTGGGGTGAAACTGACTATTGCTTTCCAAGCCAAGGATGTGGAAGGATCTACTTCTCCTCAGATAGGAGATAAG gttgAATTTAGTATTAGTGACAAACAGAGACCTGGACAGCAAATTGCAACTTGTGTGAGACTTTTAGGTCGTAATTCTAACTCCAAAAGGCTCTTAGGTTATGTGGCAACTCTGAAAGATAATTTTGGATTTATTGAAACAGCTAATCAtgataaggaaatatttttccattataG TGAATTCTCTGGTGATGTTGATAGCCTGGAACTGGGAGATATGGTTGAATACAGCTTGTCCAAAGGCAAAGGCAATAAAGTCAGTGCTGAGAAAGTAAACAAGACTCACTCAG TGAATGGCATTACTGAGGAAGCTAATCCCACCATCTACTCTGGTAAAGTCATTCGTCCTCTGAGAGGTGTTGATCCAACACAGATTGAGTACCAAGGAATGATTGAGATTGTGGAGGAAG GGGATATGAAAGGTGAAGTGTATCCATTTGGCATAGTTGGGATGGCCAACAAAGGAGATTGCCTACAGAAAGGGGAGAGTGTCAAGTTCCAGTTGTGTGTTCTTGGCCAAAATGCACAAACTATGGCCTACAACATCACACCCCTTCGTAGGGCCACTGTGGAGTGTGTGAAAGATCAG tttggCTTTATTAACTATGAAGTAGGAGATAGCAAGAAGCTCTTTTTTCACGTGAAAGAAGTTCAGGATGGCATTGAGCTACAGGCAGGAGATGAGGTGGAATTCTCAGTGATTCTAAATCAGCGTACTGGGAAATGCAGTGCCTGTAATGTTTGGCGAGTCTG TGAAGGCCCCAAAGCTGTTGCAGCTCCTCGACCTGATCGATTGGTCAATCGCTTGAAGAATATCACCCTGGATGATGCGAGTGCTCCTCGTCTAATGGTTCTTCGTCAGCCAAGGGGACCAGATAACTCAATG GGATTTGGTGCAGAAAGAAAGATCCGCCAAGCTGGTGTCATTGACTAA
- the Csde1 gene encoding cold shock domain-containing protein E1 isoform X2: MENVFTLSSDPQPIPATPPSLSLPLSSTSSGTKKQKRNPTYQRSMSFDPNLLHNNGHNGYPNGTSAALRETGVIEKLLTSYGFIQCSERQARLFFHCSQYNGNLQDLKVGDDVEFEVSSDRRTGKPIAIKLVKIKPEIHPEERMNGQEVFYLTYTSEDVEGNVQLETGDKINFVIDNNKHTGAVSARNIMLLKKKQARCQGVVCAMKEAFGFIERGDVVKEIFFHYSEFKGDLETLQPGDDVEFTIKDRNGKEVATDVRLLPQGTVIFEDISIEHFEGTVTKVIPKVPSKNQNDPLPGRIKVDFVIPKELPFGDKDTKSKVTLLEGDHVRFNISTDRRDKLERATNIEVLSNTFQFTNEAREMGVIAAMRDGFGFIKCVDRDARMFFHFSEILDGNQLHIADEVEFTVVPDMLSAQRNHAIRIKKLPKGTVSFHSHSDHRFLGTVEKEATFSNPKTTSPNKGKDKEAEDGIIAYDDCGVKLTIAFQAKDVEGSTSPQIGDKVEFSISDKQRPGQQIATCVRLLGRNSNSKRLLGYVATLKDNFGFIETANHDKEIFFHYSEFSGDVDSLELGDMVEYSLSKGKGNKVSAEKVNKTHSVNGITEEANPTIYSGKVIRPLRGVDPTQIEYQGMIEIVEEGDMKGEVYPFGIVGMANKGDCLQKGESVKFQLCVLGQNAQTMAYNITPLRRATVECVKDQFGFINYEVGDSKKLFFHVKEVQDGIELQAGDEVEFSVILNQRTGKCSACNVWRVCEGPKAVAAPRPDRLVNRLKNITLDDASAPRLMVLRQPRGPDNSMGFGAERKIRQAGVID, translated from the exons ATGGAGAACGTATTTACCTTGTCATCAGATCCTCAACCTATTCCTGCAACCCCTCCTTCACTTTCTTTACCCTTGTCTTCTACCTCATCtgggacaaaaaaacaaaagcggAACCCCACTTACCAGAGATCT atgAGCTTTGATCCAAACCTTCTCCACAACAATGGACACAATGGGTACCCCAATGGTACTTCTGCAGCACTGCGCGAAACTGGGGTCATTGAGAAACTGTTGACCTCTTACGGATTTATTCAGTGTTCAGAACGGCAAGCCAGACTTTTCTTCCACTGCTCACAATATAATGGCAACCTCCAGGATTTAAAAGTAGGAG ATGATGTTGAATTTGAAGTATCATCTGACCGGCGGACTGGGAAACCTATTGCTATTAAATTGGTGAAGATAAAACCAGAAATACATCCTGAAGAACGAATGAATGGACAA GAAGTGTTTTATCTGACTTACACCTCTGAAGACGTGGAAGGGAATGTTCAGCTGGAAACTGGAGATAAAATTAACTTTGTAATTGATAACAAtaaaca CACTGGTGCTGTAAGTGCTCGTAATATTatgcttttgaaaaagaaacaagctcGCTGTCAAGGAGTAGTTTGTGCCATGAAG GAGGCGTTTGGCTTTATTGAAAGAGGTGATGTGGTAAAAGAGATATTCTTTCACTATAGTGAATTTAAAGGTGACCTAGAAACCTTACAGcctggagatgatgtggaattcaCAATCAAGGACAGAAAT GGTAAAGAAGTTGCAACAGATGTCAGACTATTGCCTCAAGGAACAGTCATTTTCGAAGATATTAGTATTGAACATTTTGAAGGAACTGTAACCAAAGTTATCCCAAAAGTACCCAGTAAAAACCAG AATGACCCATTGCCAGGACGAATCAAAGTTGACTTTGTGATTCCTAAAGAACTTCCCTTTGGAGACAAAGACACAAAATCCAAAGTGACCCTGCTGGAAGGTGACCATGTTAGGTTTAATATTTCAACAGACCGACGTGACAAATTAGAACGAGCAACCAACATAGAGGTTCTATCAAATACATTTCAGTTCACTAATGAAGCCAGAGAAATG GGTGTGATTGCTGCCATGAGAGATGGTTTTGGTTTCATCAAGTGTGTGGATCGTGATGCTCGTATGTTCTTCCACTTCAGTGAGATTCTAGATGGGAATCAGCTCCACATTGCAGATGAAGTAGAATTTACTGTGGTTCCT gATATGCTCTCTGCCCAAAGAAATCATGCTATTAGGATCAAAAAACTTCCCAAGGGCACGGTTTCGTTCCATTCCCATTCAGATCATCGTTTTCTGGGCACTGTAGAAAAAGAAGCCACTTTCTCCAATCCTAAAACCACAAGCCCAAATAAAGGCAAAGATAAG gaGGCGGAAGATGGCATTATTGCTTATGATGACTGTGGGGTGAAACTGACTATTGCTTTCCAAGCCAAGGATGTGGAAGGATCTACTTCTCCTCAGATAGGAGATAAG gttgAATTTAGTATTAGTGACAAACAGAGACCTGGACAGCAAATTGCAACTTGTGTGAGACTTTTAGGTCGTAATTCTAACTCCAAAAGGCTCTTAGGTTATGTGGCAACTCTGAAAGATAATTTTGGATTTATTGAAACAGCTAATCAtgataaggaaatatttttccattataG TGAATTCTCTGGTGATGTTGATAGCCTGGAACTGGGAGATATGGTTGAATACAGCTTGTCCAAAGGCAAAGGCAATAAAGTCAGTGCTGAGAAAGTAAACAAGACTCACTCAG TGAATGGCATTACTGAGGAAGCTAATCCCACCATCTACTCTGGTAAAGTCATTCGTCCTCTGAGAGGTGTTGATCCAACACAGATTGAGTACCAAGGAATGATTGAGATTGTGGAGGAAG GGGATATGAAAGGTGAAGTGTATCCATTTGGCATAGTTGGGATGGCCAACAAAGGAGATTGCCTACAGAAAGGGGAGAGTGTCAAGTTCCAGTTGTGTGTTCTTGGCCAAAATGCACAAACTATGGCCTACAACATCACACCCCTTCGTAGGGCCACTGTGGAGTGTGTGAAAGATCAG tttggCTTTATTAACTATGAAGTAGGAGATAGCAAGAAGCTCTTTTTTCACGTGAAAGAAGTTCAGGATGGCATTGAGCTACAGGCAGGAGATGAGGTGGAATTCTCAGTGATTCTAAATCAGCGTACTGGGAAATGCAGTGCCTGTAATGTTTGGCGAGTCTG TGAAGGCCCCAAAGCTGTTGCAGCTCCTCGACCTGATCGATTGGTCAATCGCTTGAAGAATATCACCCTGGATGATGCGAGTGCTCCTCGTCTAATGGTTCTTCGTCAGCCAAGGGGACCAGATAACTCAATG GGATTTGGTGCAGAAAGAAAGATCCGCCAAGCTGGTGTCATTGACTAA
- the Csde1 gene encoding cold shock domain-containing protein E1 isoform X1, with protein MENVFTLSSDPQPIPATPPSLSLPLSSTSSGTKKQKRNPTYQRSMSFDPNLLHNNGHNGYPNGTSAALRETGVIEKLLTSYGFIQCSERQARLFFHCSQYNGNLQDLKVGDDVEFEVSSDRRTGKPIAIKLVKIKPEIHPEERMNGQVVCAVPHNLESKSPAAPGQSPTGSVCYERNGEVFYLTYTSEDVEGNVQLETGDKINFVIDNNKHTGAVSARNIMLLKKKQARCQGVVCAMKEAFGFIERGDVVKEIFFHYSEFKGDLETLQPGDDVEFTIKDRNGKEVATDVRLLPQGTVIFEDISIEHFEGTVTKVIPKVPSKNQNDPLPGRIKVDFVIPKELPFGDKDTKSKVTLLEGDHVRFNISTDRRDKLERATNIEVLSNTFQFTNEAREMGVIAAMRDGFGFIKCVDRDARMFFHFSEILDGNQLHIADEVEFTVVPDMLSAQRNHAIRIKKLPKGTVSFHSHSDHRFLGTVEKEATFSNPKTTSPNKGKDKEAEDGIIAYDDCGVKLTIAFQAKDVEGSTSPQIGDKVEFSISDKQRPGQQIATCVRLLGRNSNSKRLLGYVATLKDNFGFIETANHDKEIFFHYSEFSGDVDSLELGDMVEYSLSKGKGNKVSAEKVNKTHSVNGITEEANPTIYSGKVIRPLRGVDPTQIEYQGMIEIVEEGDMKGEVYPFGIVGMANKGDCLQKGESVKFQLCVLGQNAQTMAYNITPLRRATVECVKDQFGFINYEVGDSKKLFFHVKEVQDGIELQAGDEVEFSVILNQRTGKCSACNVWRVCEGPKAVAAPRPDRLVNRLKNITLDDASAPRLMVLRQPRGPDNSMGFGAERKIRQAGVID; from the exons ATGGAGAACGTATTTACCTTGTCATCAGATCCTCAACCTATTCCTGCAACCCCTCCTTCACTTTCTTTACCCTTGTCTTCTACCTCATCtgggacaaaaaaacaaaagcggAACCCCACTTACCAGAGATCT atgAGCTTTGATCCAAACCTTCTCCACAACAATGGACACAATGGGTACCCCAATGGTACTTCTGCAGCACTGCGCGAAACTGGGGTCATTGAGAAACTGTTGACCTCTTACGGATTTATTCAGTGTTCAGAACGGCAAGCCAGACTTTTCTTCCACTGCTCACAATATAATGGCAACCTCCAGGATTTAAAAGTAGGAG ATGATGTTGAATTTGAAGTATCATCTGACCGGCGGACTGGGAAACCTATTGCTATTAAATTGGTGAAGATAAAACCAGAAATACATCCTGAAGAACGAATGAATGGACAA GTTGTGTGCGCTGTTCCTCACAACTTAGAGAGTAAATCTCCAGCTGCCCCGGGTCAGAGTCCAACAGGGAGTGTATGCTACGAACGTAATGGG GAAGTGTTTTATCTGACTTACACCTCTGAAGACGTGGAAGGGAATGTTCAGCTGGAAACTGGAGATAAAATTAACTTTGTAATTGATAACAAtaaaca CACTGGTGCTGTAAGTGCTCGTAATATTatgcttttgaaaaagaaacaagctcGCTGTCAAGGAGTAGTTTGTGCCATGAAG GAGGCGTTTGGCTTTATTGAAAGAGGTGATGTGGTAAAAGAGATATTCTTTCACTATAGTGAATTTAAAGGTGACCTAGAAACCTTACAGcctggagatgatgtggaattcaCAATCAAGGACAGAAAT GGTAAAGAAGTTGCAACAGATGTCAGACTATTGCCTCAAGGAACAGTCATTTTCGAAGATATTAGTATTGAACATTTTGAAGGAACTGTAACCAAAGTTATCCCAAAAGTACCCAGTAAAAACCAG AATGACCCATTGCCAGGACGAATCAAAGTTGACTTTGTGATTCCTAAAGAACTTCCCTTTGGAGACAAAGACACAAAATCCAAAGTGACCCTGCTGGAAGGTGACCATGTTAGGTTTAATATTTCAACAGACCGACGTGACAAATTAGAACGAGCAACCAACATAGAGGTTCTATCAAATACATTTCAGTTCACTAATGAAGCCAGAGAAATG GGTGTGATTGCTGCCATGAGAGATGGTTTTGGTTTCATCAAGTGTGTGGATCGTGATGCTCGTATGTTCTTCCACTTCAGTGAGATTCTAGATGGGAATCAGCTCCACATTGCAGATGAAGTAGAATTTACTGTGGTTCCT gATATGCTCTCTGCCCAAAGAAATCATGCTATTAGGATCAAAAAACTTCCCAAGGGCACGGTTTCGTTCCATTCCCATTCAGATCATCGTTTTCTGGGCACTGTAGAAAAAGAAGCCACTTTCTCCAATCCTAAAACCACAAGCCCAAATAAAGGCAAAGATAAG gaGGCGGAAGATGGCATTATTGCTTATGATGACTGTGGGGTGAAACTGACTATTGCTTTCCAAGCCAAGGATGTGGAAGGATCTACTTCTCCTCAGATAGGAGATAAG gttgAATTTAGTATTAGTGACAAACAGAGACCTGGACAGCAAATTGCAACTTGTGTGAGACTTTTAGGTCGTAATTCTAACTCCAAAAGGCTCTTAGGTTATGTGGCAACTCTGAAAGATAATTTTGGATTTATTGAAACAGCTAATCAtgataaggaaatatttttccattataG TGAATTCTCTGGTGATGTTGATAGCCTGGAACTGGGAGATATGGTTGAATACAGCTTGTCCAAAGGCAAAGGCAATAAAGTCAGTGCTGAGAAAGTAAACAAGACTCACTCAG TGAATGGCATTACTGAGGAAGCTAATCCCACCATCTACTCTGGTAAAGTCATTCGTCCTCTGAGAGGTGTTGATCCAACACAGATTGAGTACCAAGGAATGATTGAGATTGTGGAGGAAG GGGATATGAAAGGTGAAGTGTATCCATTTGGCATAGTTGGGATGGCCAACAAAGGAGATTGCCTACAGAAAGGGGAGAGTGTCAAGTTCCAGTTGTGTGTTCTTGGCCAAAATGCACAAACTATGGCCTACAACATCACACCCCTTCGTAGGGCCACTGTGGAGTGTGTGAAAGATCAG tttggCTTTATTAACTATGAAGTAGGAGATAGCAAGAAGCTCTTTTTTCACGTGAAAGAAGTTCAGGATGGCATTGAGCTACAGGCAGGAGATGAGGTGGAATTCTCAGTGATTCTAAATCAGCGTACTGGGAAATGCAGTGCCTGTAATGTTTGGCGAGTCTG TGAAGGCCCCAAAGCTGTTGCAGCTCCTCGACCTGATCGATTGGTCAATCGCTTGAAGAATATCACCCTGGATGATGCGAGTGCTCCTCGTCTAATGGTTCTTCGTCAGCCAAGGGGACCAGATAACTCAATG GGATTTGGTGCAGAAAGAAAGATCCGCCAAGCTGGTGTCATTGACTAA